A region of the Cucurbita pepo subsp. pepo cultivar mu-cu-16 chromosome LG14, ASM280686v2, whole genome shotgun sequence genome:
GAGTCGAAGAGCCTGTGTTGAATTTACAGGTACTGGGAAGAAATGAGGTTGATCATTGCATGGATGATAACTTTGAagcttcatttttcctttttttttttttttttttttttttttttttttttttttttttttcagatagTGTTGTTGGCCCATCATTAAATTCAATTGCTAATTAGTTCAAAGAAGTTTCCCCTATAGAGTCCACTTGGTCGATTTCTAGTAAGTTTGCTTTTCTTATTGAGGCTTGCGATCTTAAGATGCGTGCAATCCCATCTTCATCACCTCGGATAAATGTTTGATTGCTCCCTATTGTTACCCTTCCAATGAAATTAATCTCAAGTAATTCTAGAGTTCTTGGGGAATTCTCTAACAGGTTGACTCGATTTACAGAAAATCCAGTGGAAAGGTTATCAAAGGGTTGGGGATGAATCTTCTCACTAATTAATTGACagtttttttggttttgaaagAATGGGCCAATTAATAGTTTCAATAGTGTGGGGGCAGTAATTGAGAAATCTCTCCTTCAAGATCGTTCTTATTAAGATTTGGTATGTTGTGAATGAAGCCACAACAAACACAGATAAAAACCTCATTCAGAGCTGAAACTAGGATTCTCTCTTTGCTTTATATCAAAATCTCTCAGCTTTACACTCAAAATTAGGCATGGTCTTGCCTTGTCTTCTTAGAGGCTGAGCTCTTTGGTTTGTCACCTTGTTGCAACCTTAATTTCAATGAGCATAGCAGCTGTTTCATACGTTTTTCTTGATGGCAAGGTTGGAGGTTggtttatgattttctttagAAGAATGTAATAGCTTTAAATGTTACGTAATTGGTGGAGGCCTTTTTCATAGCTTCAGCTTTTGTTTGCAAGCTCTCCAAGACTTTCAGGCGAAGATATTGAAaaactttttttgttctttcaatatttcttttcatggTTAAATCTCTCTATGGGTGTATTTgttgttttgtattttcttcttttccttctttttcaccCCCTATGGGAGTTTGTATCCCTTGAACACTcgttctttttcattatttaatcaGAAGTTGTttcatgataaaaaaaaaactgaaaaattcagtttaataatttaatgataaaCTAAACAAACGACTAACAATAATAGCTCTAATGAGTTGCCTTCATACAGCGCCAGAGACTACGTGAATGTTTTACATGATGAGACTTTGATGCCAAGGGTGGTTTAGTTGAAAATAGGTATGTAAAGAGAACAATGGTTCCTGTTGTATCAATCCTTCCTTATCAATCACGCCTGGAGGTAAgaattatgatatatatatatatatatatatatatatatatatatattgatgtcCAAGATAGTAAACTTAACCAAACATTTCGAATTTCTAAGCATTTGTGCAGCTGGGAGAAAAGCTCAGCTGATGTAATCATCCTAATAGTCTAACATTTCCCATTGAAAAGCAAACTCAGAATCCATGTCCTTTACTTAACATGCTGCATATAACCAAACATATCATCtctatcaaacaaaaaatctaCCCTTTGGTTCCTTATAATTCCTATAAGAACAATTACGAAATCACTGCATGtcaaacatcataaaacaGATTTCTGAAAAGGACGAcatcatatttaaatcttaatgtAAAAACGTATATATAACCTAACCTGGTGTCGTTATCATCCAGGTGCGCCAATGATACATAATGACTCGAGTTCCCTCTCGACCCCAAACCGGAAAGCCCGCGTGCAGAATTTCCCTCATCCATCGAATTGAAGTCTGAATAGCGCCGCTGCTGGCGGCGACGATACTCCACAATAACACACACCATATGGAGAATGCATTGAAACGCATACCCCACAATCCACAACCTCAAAGGCATTGTAGGAGACTCGTTGCGGCTCAGAACCAAAACGGtagcagcaacaacaacaaaagcgAAATTCCAGACGATGTCAAGGATGACAACCGGCTTCGAATACGCCCAATCACTCTGCCTCTCCTCCAATTGCTCCGCAGCTGTCTCTCGGACCAACATAGACGGCTCACGCATCGTCCTCCGACTACTCGCCTGCCTCAGAAACCTCGCCGCCTGACGCAGACTTTGCCTCTGCACAAATCGCCGACCCGAATGCGTTTCATCAAGCGACCGATTCGAATTCCCCATCAAGGGGGAGGTATCAACAATATCGTCAGACGATCCATTCGGAGACCTTGAAGATGCCATTAGAAATTCCAAAAACAATGAATCAAACCCTAAGTCCGCGAATTGACTTGCTTCATCCCGAGCAAGAAACAACGAAAGAGGGAAAATCCAATAGGGAGGTGAAGGATTATCGGAGCTCCGGGGAAAAGTAGGGGGATGTTGATGATACGAAGAGGCCTAGGGGGGAGGAATTGAGATACTCTCGTCGTGGTGCGAAAGGGGAATGGCGCGACCTGTTATGGTGTCTCCGGGATCGCGGCttctttgtaattattttgtcttttctcCCCCACCTGTGGGACACGCCCGATTGGATCGAAACCACGTGTCGTTTTGTCTGTTCATAAACTGAAAATTACTGGTGGGGGGAACTTGTTCATTTATCACACGACGTGTCGTNTTTAGATTCACCtcaaaatctttattttttttttaacctaaattaaccaaattatctttaaattttcaaaaataaataaataaaacgaattaatatttttttcagaaattttattaatatccttacaaattttcaaaaacttcaaaaatacatttaaattttttaaaaatctNatatatatatatatatatatatatatatatatatatatatattcttaaaatactgtCGGAGATACTCAGTAAGATATGGATGAACAGTTTTCGTCCATACATTGacaataagaattttaaaatttttttttatagtgatacttttaaaatttaattagtattttttaaagatttttaaaatttcaaacgtattttttaaaatattattgaaagtttaaggtatactaactttattttttagtttttttttaaatataaatgtattattgacgattttaaaattttaaaaagtatttttttagaagggataattttattaacttaaccattattttttatttttataaaaaatatatgaatttaattattaaatcttGTGCCAAAACACGAACCAATGGATGGCGAACCAAACCATTTTGGATTTCGTAGCTTCATAACTATCTATGGAAAGATACTCTACCCCGAAACCTTTTTATTCCTgtctcttattttatttttatatcattatcaaattttacatttattttctctcgCTACTTCTTTAATAGATAAGATTTATTCCACGCAAAACTATatggaatatatataatataatgttttaacataatttctaaaaattttaaatttaatattataatgcTGTAGCAAAGCCGGGATTGATGCAAAAATGGAGACTTGAGATAGGGACCGAGACTAAAATAGacataagaacaaagaatatAATCTCTGTCTTCGATCCCATTTAGCTAACGAAGAGAAATCTCTCCCGGCTCTTTCCATCATTctctatttaaatatgaattttatagTCCCTTAAGTTAAATGAGCATTTCTATTTAAAACGAAAATTAATCGGCCTTTTATTGTTGAACGATGGACTCCCTCCTCTTCAAATACTACATTTTaatgcttttaaaaatttattgaattccaataaaaatgtattaaaaactaataaataaattttattattctataattatataatataaacatcttcaaataagtaaaaaagataaatCGTCGATAATATGATACACGAAAAAAGAACTTtagcataaaataaatatgtactttaaaatattataacgaattttataaaaataacttcAACCCCCTAACTTAATtgatttagatattatatattaaatttatgtatttatatttccaagactttttttttttgttgcgttaataccaacgtgggacatcaaaatccaccccctttgagccCAGcattcttactggcacaccgcctcgtgtctacccacCTTCGAGgatgacactctttccttcctccaatcgatgtgggatcgcccccaaatccacccccctttggggcccaacgtccttactagcacatcgcctcgtgtctaccccccttcggggaacagcgagggggctgacacatcgtccggtgtctagctctgataccatttctaatgatccagatccactgctagtagatattatcctcttttggctttcccttttcgggcttcgctcaaggctttaaaacgtgtctgctaggggaaaatttccacacctttataaatggtgatttgttctcttcctcaaccaatgtgggacatcacatgaatattaagaatatttgacttttGTAGCAGGTCGGTGATGCGTTGTGACTCgtgaatgtttaatatttaaattttatgagattttagttattaatttaataacatatcaatagaattttttgttgtttaaaaaaaaaaacaatcgaCAGCTGAACCCAACTTAATCTGGACTGTGAATTCTATTGGGGTTGCTCGATTTAGCAATCCAACCACCcgaattcaataaaaaaattaataaaatttggatCGAGATCACTTGAAACGATATAACAATATTGAAGCctcaatttttaaatctaagtCACTCTCACATTGTTACAGTCCCCGTTTtcattttaacattttatccaaattttattctagtaaattttaaatttaaactaaaaagggttactttttataataaaaattaaaattaaaaatgggaGGGTATTATtggtaaaacaaaaaaatgcaGGGTCAAAGCTGTCATtaatgataagaaaaaaaaaaaggggttttgcccttttatattgaaaaacaaaaagccAAGCCAAGCCGAGGGCGCGAAGTGGGAGGGGCCGAGTTTCTCCTTCAAATTGTTCTACCCATCCTCGAGCAGCCACATTCATCTGTGCAAAGACAAAGAAAATCCATGGCGTCTTCTTCaggaagcagcagcagcagcagctacGACATGCCATGGGTGGAGAAGTACAGGCCCAGCAAGGTCGCTGACATTGTAGGCAACGAAGAAGCAGTTTCTCGGCTTCAAGTCATTGCTCGCGACGGCAACATGCCCAATTTCATATTATCTGTACTTCTCCATCGCTTTTTCCTCccgaaattttcatttttcagtttACATTGCCGCCATTGATGTCGTAGTTCAGTTATGGGACATAGGGttgcttaatttttaatcttagTTATGTGAAGTAGAAAATCATGCAGcttgaacatttttttcattctttgaaCTGTTTTCATGGGCACCGGGGGATTTGGGAACTAATCAGGTTCGAATTTTATcctgttttttcttattttttgggGGTTTTAGTGTACTGCAGTGaaatatactaaaaatttcattcacAATTGGTAGGGGGCAAGTGAAATTCAAAAGGTTCTAATCAAGTGGGATGAGGTTTTTACTTTTGTCTTGCTATTGGTGATACTCTGTTGctatatatttgttttctaGGGTCCGCCAGGAACTGGGAAGACAACCAGTATTCTGGCTCTTGCACACGAGCTCTTAGGACCAAATTACAAGGATGGTGTTCTGGAGCTTAATGCATCAGATGAAAGGTGGCACATTCTATGCTTTTTAAGCTTCAAACATTTCCAATGTTATTGGAACTGTATGTTTTTCTAATCTGTGTTCTTGTTTAGGGGAATCGACGTTGTGAGGAACAAAATTAAGATGTTTGCTCAAAAGAAAGTAACCTTGCCTCCTGGTCGACACAAAGTGGTAATATTGGATGAAGCTGACAGGTAGGTTTCAATGGACATATGCTAAGAAACAtggtttctctcttttgttgaGTGTTTGTAGCAtccttgtttgtttttattttgtccaATTTGGAACACACATGGAACATATCTGGTCGTGTAGGGGACACATCATTGTAAAGAAATTTGATCGagaatttagaaagaaaaatgtttaatcCAGCTCATTACTTCATGTCCTTTGCTCAAACCATTACTTACCTTATTATAATCAGccctaaaatttcatgaagaaattgtGGGGGGAGGGACACACTACTCACTGTTTCAANaatttttttttttttttttttgttaaattcaCGTATCTTGTCTATTTTGAAGTGTCAAATATGTTTGTGGTCTCATTTGAACCGAAAAAGATGTCTGTCCGTCTACCCctacaaaagaagaagaaaatgaaagaggaaaTAGAAACCATGTAACGCACAtcttctataaaaaaaaaaatattcccaATGTGTCCATGTCGTACATTTgtataaattaacaaattgaCATGTCGGTGTCCGTGTCATAATCATGTCTCATGTCTGTGTTCGTACTTGTTTCTTAGGGTATATGACACATCTCATAGTCATAGGTTATATGATCTAACCATATCTAAAAGATTGTTTTCTGCGTGCAAGTTCCACTTTCGTGTCACTATTTGGTCCTAAATGGAACCAAGAAGTTCTTTCTTGGGAggttttctttgtttcctcCCCTTCCTTTTCGCATTCCTATCCCTcacctaattttattttcttttgctttgcTGTTCATTTTCTGACTGTGGGTTCCATTGTTTATTAATTGCTTTTGGTGATGgttatgattatgaaaataatcCAGCATGACAACTGGAGCACAACAAGCTTTGAGGCGTACAATGGAAATATATTCAAACACAACTCGTTTTGCACTTGCATGTAATACCTCCTCAAAAATTATTGAGCCTATTCAGAGTAGATGTGCAATTGTCCGATTTTCAAGATTAACAGATCAAGAGATTCTTGGGCGCCTTATGGTGGTACTTCAAGCAGAAAAGGTATCAATTATTTGTGATAGTGATTAGAGATGCATTCCAGACTACATTTCTGTTATAAATACAATCTCTCTGCTAAATTTAATTGTTCTTAAAAACTTGATGCCGCTTGATTATCTTCTGAAGAAGGTATCACTTTATTGAAAGGCTGAAAGCAGCACTATGTTAGATCTCATGTCATTGTTTTATTATGCATTGGTCTCATTGTTCTTTTGTGCAATTTTTTGATGGAAATGGCTAGCTTGTTTAGTAATCATTGGTCATATTTTAAGCTGTGTTGTTCAAAAGGATAAAGAGCCTTGTTCCTCTCAAAACTGTTCGTGTAGGCCTGAATTTCTAATAGATATGTGTCTTAAAATTGCACCTAAACAaagtaaaatgttaatattgCTGATTGTTCATGTTAGAAACTTGTGGAAGGGAAGGTTCGGCACTTGTCATGTTGCCTTCTTTTCAGTACTCTCTCACTTTTTGTAGTGTTCCCTTCGTGTATCTCCTGTATGCATATATATTAGGGCTATAAGTTAGTCAATTGGTGTTGATTTCATTAAATGGAAACCGATGGGTTTACGGGGTGCAAGCAACCAACTAATCCTAGTTTgttagttttccttttttttttttaataaaaaaataaattaaaaaatcatccttattattttaataatcaatgaacataatattaaaaacctttttttaagaaagatattcgtttatttcttttattttttatgttttttagtATATGTTATAACTTTTGAAGGATTTAACTCCAAGATTTTGTattatatcttattttattttaggctATGAGAATACAATTTTCCGTTCTCTCAAACTCTTCGGTGGGTGGTAGGCATCCATCAATAGGCTAGCTATcaaaggggtagacacaagtTTTGAAGGGGATTATATTTCTTTCAACTGCTAAATTAAGCTCTTGGGTCTCCTTGGTTGGATGTGAGCTTAGCTAACTTCCGACCTACCATCATGGTCTCCCTTTTGGGGGTAATTTGTGGAGTATGATCTTATGGAACCCTGTTTTAGACTAGGTTCATAAAATGTTTCTCCGAAACATGCTTTTTTCTCAAGTTGGGTCGGCTCACCCTTATCCAGTCTGTGCTGAGTGTTATCTCCAATTACTTCTTATTCCTTTTTCAAGATCTAGGTCCAATCTAAAGTGTTTGACTAGCTTAATCTGGAAGCataaaagcccaaagaaaatcCCAGTTTTCTTTGGTCCTTGGCCTTTTGAAGCCTAAATACTGATGATAGGCTGCAAAGGAAGTTCAAAGACTGgtctcttcttccttctagATGCAGATTATGTTGGCAACTTATATTGCACTGATCTATCAAGGCACATTGAGATATAAGTtgccaaaaaagaaacaagggAGGGTGAATTGCTTGGAATATTCTAGCGGGTCTTCTGGGGATTTCATTTAGTATGCCAATTAGAATTGATGATTGGCACTTGGAGGGTTTGAATGCTTGGAATCTGAAAGGTAAAGCTTTGGTGATAGGCAGTTGCGTCTTTAGGGCTCTTTTGTGGCTTTTGTCGAAGGAAAGAAATGCGTGTTCGTTTGAATATAAGTCCTTacattttgattctttttgtaACTTTATATACAAAACACGGGCTCTTGGTGAATTGCTTTACACAAAAAgttgttttgtaattatagtATGTTGGTGATTATCAAGGATTGGCAGGCTCTTTTAAAGTAGTTGGTGAGGGGAGGGGTTCTCTCAACCCCAGCCCTTAGTGtgttctctctt
Encoded here:
- the LOC111809684 gene encoding replication factor C subunit 2, giving the protein MASSSGSSSSSSYDMPWVEKYRPSKVADIVGNEEAVSRLQVIARDGNMPNFILSGPPGTGKTTSILALAHELLGPNYKDGVLELNASDERGIDVVRNKIKMFAQKKVTLPPGRHKVVILDEADSMTTGAQQALRRTMEIYSNTTRFALACNTSSKIIEPIQSRCAIVRFSRLTDQEILGRLMVVLQAEKVPYVPEGLEAIIFTADGDMRQALNNLQATYSGFRFVNQDNVFKVCDQPHPLHVKNMVRNVLEGKFDDACAALKQLYDMGYSPTDIITTLFRIIKNYDMAEYLKLEFMKETGFAHMRICDGVGSYLQLCGLLAKLSIARETAKAP